One stretch of Vulpes lagopus strain Blue_001 chromosome 12, ASM1834538v1, whole genome shotgun sequence DNA includes these proteins:
- the DBH gene encoding dopamine beta-hydroxylase — MQVPSPSAREAASMYGTAVAVFLVLLVAVLQGSAPPESPLPYQILLDPKGDLELSWDVSYTQETVYFQLLVQEVKAGVLFGMSDRGELENADLVVLWTNGDNAYFGDAWSDQRGQIHLDSQQDYQLLRVQRTPKGLCLLFKRPFGTCDPKDYFIEEGTVHLVYGVLEEPFGSLEAINTSGLQKGLQRVQLLKPKISIPALPADRRTMDIQAHNVLIPSKTTYWCHFTKLPQGFPKHHIVMYEPIITKGNEALVHHIEIFQCTGQLQNITSFSGSCDSKEKPQELSNCRHVLAAWALGARAFYYPEEAGLAFGGSESSRFLLLEIHYHNPTNIQGRYDNSGIRLHYTAKLRRFNAGIMELGLVYTPLMAIPPKESAFVLTGYCTDKCTQAALPPLGIRIFASQLHTHLTGTKVVTVLVRDGRETEIVNRDDHYNPNFQEIRMLRNIVSVYPGDVLITSCTYNTKDKNEATVGGLGTEEEMCVNYIHYYPQTQLELCKSHIDSCFLQKYFHLVNRSNLEENCTCSQASGTTCPQASIPEQFASVPWNSFSRVVLKALYDFIPVSVHCNKSSAVRFPGKWDLQPLPEIISKLEEPTPRCPTSRDQSSSGLTVVSIGGGKV; from the exons ATGCAGGTCCCCAGCCCCAGCGCGCGTGAGGCGGCCTCCATGTACGGCACGGCGGTGGCCGTCTTCCTGGTCCTCCTGGTGGCCGTGCTGCAGGGCTCGGCGCCCCCCGAGAGTCCCCTCCCCTACCAAATCCTCCTGGACCCCAAGGGGGACCTGGAGCTCTCCTGGGACGTCAGCTACACGCAGGAGACCGTCTATTTCCAGCTCCTGGTGCAGGAGGTCAAGGCTGGGGTCCTGTTTGGGATGTCGGACCGTGGGGAGCTGGAGAACGCTGACCTGGTCGTGCTCTGGACCAACGGGGACAATGCCTATTTTGGG GATGCCTGGAGTGACCAGCGGGGACAGATCCACCTGGATTCCCAGCAGGATTACCAGCTGCTGCGGGTACAGAGGACCCCGAAAGGCCTATGTCTACTCTTCAAGAGGCCGTTTGGCACTTGTGACCCCAAGGATTACTTCATTGAG GAGGGCACCGTCCACCTGGTGTACGGGGTCTTGGAGGAGCCTTTTGGGTCGCTGGAGGCCATCAACACGTCGGGGCTGCAGAAGGGGCTGCAGAGGGTACAGCTGCTGAAGCCCAAGATCTCCATCCCAGCCTTGCCGGCAGACAGGCGCACCATGGACATCCAAGCCCACAACGTCCTGATCCCCAGCAAGACCACGTACTGGTGCCACTTCACCAAGCTTCCACAAGGCTTCCCGAAGCACCACATCGTCATG TACGAGCCCATCATCACCAAGGGGAACGAGGCCCTGGTCCACCACATAGAGATCTTCCAGTGCACCGGCCAGCTCCAGAACATCACCTCATTCAGCGGGTCCTGTGATTCCAAGGAGAAGCCCCAAGAACTCAGCAACTGCCGCCACGTGCTGGCCGCCTGGGCCCTGGGCGCCAGG gcaTTTTACTACCCAGAGGAAGCAGGCCTTGCCTTTGGGGGCTCCGAGTCCTCCAGATTTCTCCTTCTGGAAATTCACTACCACAACCCGACGAATATCCAAG gcCGCTATGACAACTCAGGCATCCGCCTCCACTACACGGCCAAGCTGCGGCGCTTCAACGCGGGGATCATGGAGCTGGGGCTGGTGTACACGCCCCTGATGGCCATCCCCCCGAAGGAGTCGGCCTTCGTCCTCACCGGCTACTGCACGGACAAGTGCACCCAGGCG gcCCTGCCTCCCTTAGGGATCCGCATCTTTGCCTCTCAGCTCCATACACACCTGACCGGGACAAAGGTGGTCACCGTGCTGGTCCGGGATGGCCGAGAGACGGAGATCGTGAACAGGGATGACCACTACAACCCTAACTTCCAG GAGATCCGCATGTTGAGGAATATTGTGTCTGTCTACCCG GGGGATGTGCTCATCACTTCCTGTACATACAACACGAAAGACAAGAATGAGGCCACTGTG GGGGGCCTGGGGACCGAGGAGGAGATGTGCGTCAACTACATCCACTACTACCCGCAGACACAGCTGGAGCTCTGCAAGAGCCATATAGACTCCTGCTTCCTGCAGAAGTATTTCCACCTGGTGAACAG GTCCAACCTAGAGGAAAACTGCACCTGCTCTCAGGCCTCTGGCACCACCTGCCCCCAGGCCTCCATCCCCGAGCAGTTTGCTTCGGTTCCCTGGAACTCCTTCAGCCGAGTGGTGCTCAAGGCCCTGTATGACTTCATCCCCGTGTCCGTGCACTGCAACAAGTCCTCAGCCGTCCGCTTCCCG GGTAAATGGGATCTGCAACCCCTGCCTGAGATCATCTCCAAGCTAGAAGAGCCTACCCCTAGGTGCCCAACCAGCCGGGATCAGAGCTCCTCCGGCCTCACTGTGGTCAGCATCGGTGGGGGCAAAGTTTGA